One window from the genome of Pieris napi chromosome 12, ilPieNapi1.2, whole genome shotgun sequence encodes:
- the LOC125054323 gene encoding casein kinase I-like isoform X3, with product MAMFERMLITRKHLVIADKFNLVRKIGGGSFGDIFLAICISDGEEVAVKVESIKARHPQLLYESRVYKMLQGGVGIPHIRWFGFERDHNILVMDLLGPSLEDLFNFCSRQFTIKTVLMLADQMLGRVEFIHCKCFIHRDIKPDNFLMGIGRHCNKLYMIDFGLAKKYRDLRTRSHISYREDKNLTGTARYASINAHLGIEQSRRDDMESLGYVLMYFNRGSLPWQGLKAITKKQKYERISEKKMSTPVEVLCKGFPAEFAMYLNYCRGLTFEESPDYMYLRQLFRILFRTMSYQYDYTFDWTVLRQRKQHNESATLGAAAGAAPDRRSPSVQRRQPAPHPQPPPISD from the exons ATGGCGATGTTCGAACGCATGTTGATAACCAGAAAACATTTAGTAATAGCTGATAAATTCAACCTCGTCCGCAAAATTGGCGGCGGGAGCTTTGGGGATATCTTCTTGGCGATATGCATTTCAGACGGAGAG GAGGTAGCAGTGAAGGTGGAGAGCATAAAGGCTCGGCACCCACAGCTGTTATATGAGAGTAGAGTGTATAAGATGCTCCAAGGCGGTGTTGGAATACCACATATAAg ATGGTTTGGATTCGAGCGGGACCACAACATTCTAGTGATGGACTTACTGGGTCCCTCACTTGAGGACCTCTTTAACTTCTGCTCACGGCAGTTTACTATCAAGACTGTTCTCATGTTAGCAG ATCAAATGCTGGGTCGTGTGGAGTTCATCCACTGCAAGTGTTTTATTCACCGCGACATAAAGCCGGATAACTTTCTTATGGGCATCGGACGACACTGCAACAAGCTCTATATGATCGACTTCGGTCTTGCCAAAAAGTACCGAGATCTGCGCACACGCTCTCACATTTCATATCGCGAGGATAAGAACCTCACCg GTACTGCTCGGTACGCATCAATCAACGCGCATCTTGGCATTGAGCAGTCGCGGCGGGACGACATGGAGTCGCTTGGCTACGTTCTTATGTACTTTAATAG AGGATCGCTGCCGTGGCAAGGTCTCAAGGCCATCACCAAGAAGCAGAAGTACGAGCGTATCAGTGAGAAGAAGATGTCTACCCCCGTCGAGGTGCTTTGCAAG GGCTTCCCAGCGGAGTTCGCGATGTACTTGAACTACTGCCGCGGTCTCACCTTCGAGGAGTCTCCCGACTATATGTATTTGAGACAG TTGTTCCGTATCCTGTTCCGCACGATGAGCTACCAGTACGACTACACGTTCGACTGGACCGTGCTGCGCCAGCGCAAGCAGCACAACGAGTCTGCCACCCTCGGGGCGGCCGCTGGCGCAGCGCCCGACCGACGCTCGCCCTCTGTGCAGCGACGCCAGCCAGCGCCGCATCCACAGCCGCCGCCCATTAGCgat TGA
- the LOC125054323 gene encoding casein kinase I-like isoform X2, with amino-acid sequence MSFMRLYAHADCLVAGKYRINRRIGGGSFGDIYLGINIGNGEEVAVKVESIKARHPQLLYESRVYKMLQGGVGIPHIRWFGFERDHNILVMDLLGPSLEDLFNFCSRQFTIKTVLMLADQMLGRVEFIHCKCFIHRDIKPDNFLMGIGRHCNKLYMIDFGLAKKYRDLRTRSHISYREDKNLTGTARYASINAHLGIEQSRRDDMESLGYVLMYFNRGSLPWQGLKAITKKQKYERISEKKMSTPVEVLCKGFPAEFAMYLNYCRGLTFEESPDYMYLRQLFRILFRTMSYQYDYTFDWTVLRQRKQHNESATLGAAAGAAPDRRSPSVQRRQPAPHPQPPPISDVKSVQDTKAKQVKGHQSGSQLKLKLTAIS; translated from the exons atgtcgTTTATGCGATTATATGCACATGCAGACTGTCTTGTTGCTGGAAAATATAGGATAAATAGAAGAATAGGTGGTGGTTCTTTTGGTGATATCTATTTGGGAATAAACATTGGAAATGGCGAG GAGGTAGCAGTGAAGGTGGAGAGCATAAAGGCTCGGCACCCACAGCTGTTATATGAGAGTAGAGTGTATAAGATGCTCCAAGGCGGTGTTGGAATACCACATATAAg ATGGTTTGGATTCGAGCGGGACCACAACATTCTAGTGATGGACTTACTGGGTCCCTCACTTGAGGACCTCTTTAACTTCTGCTCACGGCAGTTTACTATCAAGACTGTTCTCATGTTAGCAG ATCAAATGCTGGGTCGTGTGGAGTTCATCCACTGCAAGTGTTTTATTCACCGCGACATAAAGCCGGATAACTTTCTTATGGGCATCGGACGACACTGCAACAAGCTCTATATGATCGACTTCGGTCTTGCCAAAAAGTACCGAGATCTGCGCACACGCTCTCACATTTCATATCGCGAGGATAAGAACCTCACCg GTACTGCTCGGTACGCATCAATCAACGCGCATCTTGGCATTGAGCAGTCGCGGCGGGACGACATGGAGTCGCTTGGCTACGTTCTTATGTACTTTAATAG AGGATCGCTGCCGTGGCAAGGTCTCAAGGCCATCACCAAGAAGCAGAAGTACGAGCGTATCAGTGAGAAGAAGATGTCTACCCCCGTCGAGGTGCTTTGCAAG GGCTTCCCAGCGGAGTTCGCGATGTACTTGAACTACTGCCGCGGTCTCACCTTCGAGGAGTCTCCCGACTATATGTATTTGAGACAG TTGTTCCGTATCCTGTTCCGCACGATGAGCTACCAGTACGACTACACGTTCGACTGGACCGTGCTGCGCCAGCGCAAGCAGCACAACGAGTCTGCCACCCTCGGGGCGGCCGCTGGCGCAGCGCCCGACCGACGCTCGCCCTCTGTGCAGCGACGCCAGCCAGCGCCGCATCCACAGCCGCCGCCCATTAGCgat GTAAAGTCGGTGCAAGACACGAAAGCTAAGCAAGTAAAGGGCCATCAATCCGGGAGCCAGTTGAAGTTAAAACTAACTGCCATATCTTAA
- the LOC125054532 gene encoding probable sodium/potassium/calcium exchanger CG1090, protein MQPSRMRRPRRHRWLVVSVFFIAYSVFQAVLGKPSEPGPSPASDIVSPPVTRLATEQKEVEQRVTPEITKKEEEIKATEGGKKAMKGLHEEEDDEGEKKKQKDAGYVDDKETEEIRKEEILEEMEEAIATVHPLRNCTPPAIEQFPHPLMGQNARKHGGLILHVIVAVFTFIGLAIVCDEYFVSSLDRICEELQLTPDVAGATFMAAGSSAPELATVVIGVFCAQDDIGVSGVIGSAVFNIMFVISVCALCAGTVSHLNWWPLCRDCFFYAISILVMLCTIANNYVSWPEALFMLIMYAVYCVALRFNTALEAWVLTWPLPFKLPTREEQAALVTYKSGVPAPVPGGTSPYTNVEGEQKESSSEPAPYNPSGAYENAAYHAEQAPVWDPNSTWDPNNAWDQETSMQQNPSNQGWGAMNQQQQQQQQQSAQTPSTPGQEQQPQQTQQPAVPAYYKAKDYNPDTAVNPLIKPEGANPVQLVCWYVAFPVHWTCRHTMPDHRGPWYPVTFIISMLWISFYSYFMVWMITVIGYTLGIPDTVMGLTFVAAGVSVPDALSSLAVIKEGYGDMAVSNAVGSNVFDILVCLGLPWFIQTAIIQPGSHVNVISKGLIYSTLSLFSTVIFLVLATHANGWKLDRKFGAVLMVWYLLFITLASLYELNIFGDFHPPDCLSTY, encoded by the exons AGGATGCGCCGGCCTCGTCGCCACCGATGGCTGGTGGTGTCAGTGTTCTTCATTGCATATTCCGTCTTCCAAGCCGTATTGGGTAAACCCTCCGAGCCTGGACCTTCTCCAGCTAGTGATATAGTTTCGCCACCTGTTACACGCCTGGCTACAGAACAGaaag AAGTGGAACAGAGAGTAACACcagaaattacaaaaaaagaaGAGGAAATAAAAGCTACAGAGGGAGGGAAGAAGGCAATGAAGGGCCTTCACGAAGAAGAAGATGACGAAGGTGAAAAGAAGAAACAAAAAGATGCGGGCTATGTTGAC GACAAAGAGACGGAAGAGATCCGGAAAGAGGAGATATTGGAAGAAATGGAAGAAGCAATAGCTACTGTACATCCACTTAGGAATTGCACTCCTCCCGCAATTGAGcag TTCCCGCATCCGCTCATGGGTCAGAACGCTCGAAAGCATGGTGGTCTGATCCTCCACGTCATCGTGGCTGTTTTCACCTTCATCGGTTTAGCCATTGTATGTGACGAGTATTTTGTGAGCAGTCTTGACAGAATTTGCGAAG AGCTGCAGCTGACTCCAGACGTAGCGGGTGCAACCTTTATGGCTGCGGGTAGTTCCGCACCAGAACTTGCTACCGTCGTCATAGGAGTATTTTGCGCGCAAGATGATATTG GTGTGTCGGGTGTCATTGGCTCAGCGGTATTTAACATAATGTTCGTGATCTCTGTATGTGCTTTATGCGCTGGTACAGTTTCTCATCTTAACTGGTGGCCACTATGCCGCGACTGCTTCTTCTACGCTATCTCAATTTTGGTGATGCTGTGCACCATCGCAAACAATTATGTGTCCTG gcCGGAAGCTTTATTCATGTTGATAATGTATGCCGTGTACTGCGTGGCTTTGCGGTTCAACACGGCATTAGAGGCGTGGGTGTTGACTTGGCCATTGCCTTTCAAACTACCAACGCGGGAAGAACAGGCAGCACTCGTCACATACAA GAGCGGAGTACCAGCTCCGGTGCCTGGTGGCACTTCACCCTACACCAACGTGGAAGGAGAACAAAAGGAATCATCATCCGAACCAGCCC CGTATAACCCTAGCGGTGCATATGAGAACGCAGCGTATCACGCTGAGCAGGCCCCCGTTTGGGACCCCAACTCCACTTGGGACCCTAACAATGCCTGGGACCAGGAGACATCAATg CAACAAAATCCATCAAACCAAGGCTGGGGTGCGATGAACCAACAACAACAGCAGCAGCAACAACAGTCTGCACAGACCCCATCAACACCCGGACAGGAACAACAGCCACAACAAACACAGCAG cCCGCAGTTCCTGCTTACTATAAAGCAAAGGATTACAACCCTGATACAGCCGTCAACCCACTTATAAAGCCTGAAGGAGCAA ATCCGGTACAACTAGTCTGCTGGTATGTGGCCTTCCCCGTCCACTGGACATGCCGACACACGATGCCCGATCACCGTGGGCCCTGGTACCCAGTTACCTTTATCATCTCCATGCTGTGGATCTCTTTCTACTCCTACTTTATGGTCTGGATGATTACTGTTATTG GGTACACTCTTGGCATCCCAGACACAGTAATGGGACTGACATTTGTAGCAGCTGGTGTTTCGGTGCCTGACGCATTATCCTCGCTGGCTGTTATTAAGGAGGG CTATGGTGATATGGCAGTATCAAACGCAGTTGGGTCCAATGTTTTTGACATTTTGGTATGTCTTGGCTTGCCTTGGTTCATTCAAACAGCCATCATACAACCCGGAAGTCACGTCAATGTCATCAGCAAAG GTCTGATATACTCTACCCTATCGCTATTCTCTACGGTTATCTTCTTAGTGCTTGCAACACACGCCAATGGCTGGAAACTGGATCGCAAATTTGGTGCAGTCCTaatg gTATGGTACTTACTTTTCATCACGCTCGCCAGTCTCTACGAGTTGAATATCTTTGGAGACTTCCACCCACCAGACTGTCTTTCAACTTATTAA
- the LOC125054323 gene encoding casein kinase I-like isoform X1 produces the protein MAMFERMLITRKHLVIADKFNLVRKIGGGSFGDIFLAICISDGEEVAVKVESIKARHPQLLYESRVYKMLQGGVGIPHIRWFGFERDHNILVMDLLGPSLEDLFNFCSRQFTIKTVLMLADQMLGRVEFIHCKCFIHRDIKPDNFLMGIGRHCNKLYMIDFGLAKKYRDLRTRSHISYREDKNLTGTARYASINAHLGIEQSRRDDMESLGYVLMYFNRGSLPWQGLKAITKKQKYERISEKKMSTPVEVLCKGFPAEFAMYLNYCRGLTFEESPDYMYLRQLFRILFRTMSYQYDYTFDWTVLRQRKQHNESATLGAAAGAAPDRRSPSVQRRQPAPHPQPPPISDVKSVQDTKAKQVKGHQSGSQLKLKLTAIS, from the exons ATGGCGATGTTCGAACGCATGTTGATAACCAGAAAACATTTAGTAATAGCTGATAAATTCAACCTCGTCCGCAAAATTGGCGGCGGGAGCTTTGGGGATATCTTCTTGGCGATATGCATTTCAGACGGAGAG GAGGTAGCAGTGAAGGTGGAGAGCATAAAGGCTCGGCACCCACAGCTGTTATATGAGAGTAGAGTGTATAAGATGCTCCAAGGCGGTGTTGGAATACCACATATAAg ATGGTTTGGATTCGAGCGGGACCACAACATTCTAGTGATGGACTTACTGGGTCCCTCACTTGAGGACCTCTTTAACTTCTGCTCACGGCAGTTTACTATCAAGACTGTTCTCATGTTAGCAG ATCAAATGCTGGGTCGTGTGGAGTTCATCCACTGCAAGTGTTTTATTCACCGCGACATAAAGCCGGATAACTTTCTTATGGGCATCGGACGACACTGCAACAAGCTCTATATGATCGACTTCGGTCTTGCCAAAAAGTACCGAGATCTGCGCACACGCTCTCACATTTCATATCGCGAGGATAAGAACCTCACCg GTACTGCTCGGTACGCATCAATCAACGCGCATCTTGGCATTGAGCAGTCGCGGCGGGACGACATGGAGTCGCTTGGCTACGTTCTTATGTACTTTAATAG AGGATCGCTGCCGTGGCAAGGTCTCAAGGCCATCACCAAGAAGCAGAAGTACGAGCGTATCAGTGAGAAGAAGATGTCTACCCCCGTCGAGGTGCTTTGCAAG GGCTTCCCAGCGGAGTTCGCGATGTACTTGAACTACTGCCGCGGTCTCACCTTCGAGGAGTCTCCCGACTATATGTATTTGAGACAG TTGTTCCGTATCCTGTTCCGCACGATGAGCTACCAGTACGACTACACGTTCGACTGGACCGTGCTGCGCCAGCGCAAGCAGCACAACGAGTCTGCCACCCTCGGGGCGGCCGCTGGCGCAGCGCCCGACCGACGCTCGCCCTCTGTGCAGCGACGCCAGCCAGCGCCGCATCCACAGCCGCCGCCCATTAGCgat GTAAAGTCGGTGCAAGACACGAAAGCTAAGCAAGTAAAGGGCCATCAATCCGGGAGCCAGTTGAAGTTAAAACTAACTGCCATATCTTAA